The following proteins come from a genomic window of Falco cherrug isolate bFalChe1 chromosome Z, bFalChe1.pri, whole genome shotgun sequence:
- the GKAP1 gene encoding G kinase-anchoring protein 1 isoform X5 yields the protein MASTVISSVPTTASRFALLQVETDADLEPGKGRSGQSAGKSQASQGRSSTDKKKKTKRRKRKEQQQREVNELRNLAFKKIPQKSSHGNCLSQHEQKLHTAMQEDCQEENWQEWRQRDEQVQMTSEVFEADLEKTLLLSKLEYEEHKKEYENIENTSSQSKSVNKKKNQEGKEKPPTVSVKDFQSDSNIDNLAKKHVALNSSHSLRDGGFFNRLEDDVHRIRDREKRRVQLTDYSGKDNCTFHEQNQETVLKDRKTEELKLELEKKNAEIEQLKNVITQWEAKHKKVKARNARFLKMLQESKRKDKAEILLETDESQTIKNELTTESGKKGKRHSESDQ from the exons ATGGCATCTACTGTAATCAGTTCAGTTCCTACCACTGCATCTCGTTTTGCTTTACTACAAGTTGAAACTGATGCTGATTTGGAgcctggaaaaggaagaagtggCCAAAGCGCTGGCAAATCTCAGGCATCACAGGGAAGATCATCtacagataagaaaaaaaaaaccaaaaggagaaaaaggaaagaacagcaacaaagagAGGTCAATGAG ctcagaaaccttgcttttaaaaagattcCTCAGAAATCATCACATGGAAACTGTCTGTCACAGCATGAACAAAAACTGCACACTGCAATGCAGGAGGACTGTCAGGAAGAAAATTGGCAGGAGTGGAGACAAAGAGATGAGCAGGTACAG ATGACTTCTGAAGTGTTTGAAGCTGATCTTGAAAAAACATTGCTGCTAAGCAAACTGGAATATGAAGAACACAAAAAG gaatatgaaaatattgaaaatacttcATCTCAGTCAAAGTCTGTCAATAAGAAAAAGAaccaggaaggaaaagagaaacctCCCACTGTGTCTGTGAAAGACTTTCAGTCAGACAGTAATATAG ATAACCTTGCTAAAAAACACGTG GCACTGAACTCTTCCCATTCGTTGCGTGATGGAGGATTTTTCAACAGGCTGGAAGATGATGTTCACAGAATACGtgacagagagaaaaggagagtcCAGCTCACTGATTACAGTGGAAAAGATAACTGCACATTTCATGAACAGAACCAG GAGACtgttttgaaagacagaaaaacagaagaactAAAGCTTgagcttgaaaagaaaaatgcagaaattgagcaactgaaaaatgtaataacTCAGTGGGAG GCAAAGCATAAgaaagtaaaagcaagaaatgcaCGGTTTCTGAAGATGTTGCAAGAAAGTAAAA GGAAggacaaagcagaaatactCCTAGAGACTGATGAATCTCAAACTATCAAAAATGAATTGACCACAGAG